From Daucus carota subsp. sativus chromosome 6, DH1 v3.0, whole genome shotgun sequence, the proteins below share one genomic window:
- the LOC108226842 gene encoding mediator of RNA polymerase II transcription subunit 15a, whose translation MDSMEGIRTMNPWPNANYLNQSNDVALSLDEQLYHNIHLEIQMLRESYSSEVEIIHKMVKDPCPKALSGASLTRHQKKLGVARMITRVLSSREADLARYSKDKVRQRLNTIKWHLEAIRSKRLGSMSHHEHHPPADHFKSHSQKNDNMEMISSQMDQGLTNQHASLPQSSIQQGFSVSRENSINSLCNDKLVGYALSSFQNSPKSFKQQSPTNYAEQITMLDSPNIECQFGVEKGSQSLLHHGLRKSLHKQNLYSQQNPLPSNIASSLVPTMSRVLTSSVNYSHAVKQKAKNQIMNLEKMKQPVQKSRIEKKMQQMVVQKEYGLEHHKLCIQSAGYSPQILTSSLPSTDHENQSFCTENTIHLQRPVVPVEQSQTSRRKYAPAGSSQDTGAPLSIEFDTQEISLQPQPVKRLIKVVESMSTEALCASLQEFNAVINLVDNNGTGSGYPILERNIISSDIPSHDKVNRQISAMAFNSLSSFSRGTFSKRGCNQAADMILTPTYRIKKLKMEQNRDIFGEIRAINLQLIETSLDVDFGLPEDAARAGVGDGTIIRCSYNAVGTLAKSLRMQYASSPTLPDFIMLWLVPADYPHSSPMLLDTMPGQWSEVYKDMSEKLVLKLNQSIQTLSHPISLEEMVRNWDASARAVFTEFAEERVGKSLGSNLRTWENYITTL comes from the exons atACAAATGCTGCGGGAGAGTTACTCATCAGAAGTAGAGATTATACATAAGATGGTCAAAGATCCATGCCCCAAG GCCCTCAGTGGGGCATCTTTAACGAGACATCAGAAAAAATTGGGTGTTGCAAGAATGATTACAAGGGTTCTGTCCAGTAGGGAAGCTGACTTAGCCCGTTACTCCAAGGATAAAGTTAGGCAACGTCTGAATACAATCAAGTGGCatcttgaagcaatcaggagcAAGAGGCTTGGTTCTATGAGCCATCATGAACATCATCCACCTGCTGATCATTTTAAATCTCACTCACAGAAAAATGATAACATGGAGATGATATCTAGTCAGATGGATCAAGGCTTGACAAACCAACATGCATCTTTGCCACAATCATCAATACAGCAAGGGTTTTCGGTTTCACGTGAAAATTCGATAAATTCACTTTGCAATGACAAGTTGGTGGGATATGCTTTGTCTTCGTTCCAGAACAGTCCTAAAAGCTTCAAACAGCAGTCTCCTACTAATTATGCAGAACAGATAACCATGTTGGATTCACCCAATATAGAATGTCAGTTTGGCGTGGAGAAAGGAAGTCAGAGTCTATTGCACCATGGTTTAAGGAAATCTCTACACAAACAGAATCTGTACTCACAACAGAACCCATTGCCAAGTAACATTGCCAGTTCCTTAGTACCAACCATGAGCAGAGTTCTTACAAGTTCTGTTAATTATTCTCATGCTGTCAAACAAAAAGCAAAAAACCAAATAATGAATCTCGagaaaatgaagcaaccagtACAGAAATCACGGATTGAGAAGAAAATGCAACAGATGGTAGTGCAAAAGGAATACGGTCTTGAGCATCACAAACTATGCATCCAATCTGCCGGATATTCCCCTCAGATATTGACATCTTCCTTACCATCCACTGATCATGAGAACCAATCTTTTTGCACAGAAAATACAATACACCTTCAAAGACCCGTTGTACCAGTTGAACAGTCCCAAACATCACGCAGGAAATATGCCCCTGCTGGAAGCTCCCAAGATACAGGAGCTCCTTTGTCCATAGAGTTCGATACTCAAGAAATTAGCCTACAGCCGCAACCTGTTAAGCGCTTGATCAAAGTG GTTGAATCAATGTCTACCGAGGCATTATGCGCCTCGTTACAAGAATTTAATGCAGTAATCAATTTGGTCGATAACAATGGTACTGGATCAGGATATCCGATACTAGAAAGAAATATCATCTCAAGTGATATCCCTTCACATGATAAAGTGAATCGGCAAATAAGTGCAATGGCCTTTAATTCTTTATCAAGTTTCAGCAGAGGgacattttcaaaaaggggGTGCAACCAGGCGGCTGACATGATTTTAACTCCGACTTATAGGATTAAGAAGCTAAAGATGGAG CAAAATAGAGATATATTTGGGGAGATCAGAGCAATAAACCTGCAGCTAATTGAAACCTCGTTAGATGTGGACTTTGGCTTGCCTGAAGATGCTGCTAGAGCTGGAGTTGGTGATGGAACAATTATTAGGTGTTCATATAATGCCGTGGGCACTCTTGCTAAATCCTTAAGAATGCAATATGCGTCCTCGCCAACA TTGCCGGACTTTATCATGCTATGGCTTGTTCCTGCTGATTATCCTCACTCTTCACCTATGCTATTAGACACAATGCCTGGCCAGTGGAG TGAAGTTTATAAAGATATGTCAGAGAAGTTAGTTTTGAAACTTAATCAGTCGATTCAAACACTCTCACACCCAATTTCGCTGGAAGAGATGGTTAGAAACTGGGACGCTTCAGCACGTGCAGTTTTTACCGAGTTTGCAGAGGAAAGAGTAGGAAAATCGCTGGGCTCAAATTTAAGAACGTGGGAAAATTACATAACTACTCTATGA